The following DNA comes from Magnolia sinica isolate HGM2019 chromosome 18, MsV1, whole genome shotgun sequence.
tcctaatctcaagtggaccacattacaggaaaacaatgttgaatgaacgtcgaccattaaaaactttttgggggccataaaagttttggatcaagctgatctttgttttttccattcacctaggtctatatgacctaatcaacggattggatgtcaaataaacagtacattgggcctaaggagaattttaatggtggatatccaatcattattgttttcctatggtgtgttccacttgagatttatattactctcatttttggtattaagccctaaaatgatctttaaaaatggatgaatggaatggatgaaacacatacatcatggtgggctcaaagaAGTACCCcgtgttaaaagttgggatgtgtacAAATCTCTCTTGCGAAggataattttggattaaaaaatagTAATCATAGAGCCTATTCATCATTCTGCATTAAGATAAACTCCCATCACggaaaaatttcaacgtaaagCACTCCTGCAATATTTTAACATAAAATCATGTCGCGcttgcattaacaaacaccactaaacatggaatattTCCCAAATTCCGcgttaagtacaaaaattcagcattaacaaacGGGCCCTTAGCCTGGATTTtgttcaaaattctgatttataAGTCCCAAGCCTGGCTCATCGGCACCCCTACTCCTAGGAATGATTTCAAGTCATAAGATAGACTAGGGCGATCATAGCAGGTTTGTCTTATGCCTATGAGTTGCACTCTACAGCCTTGCAAGCATTGGATGCTAGCCTCTAAGCAAGAGGCCGATCCCATACCTGGCCCTTTCCCAACCTATTGTTATGTCAGACAATAAGCTATATTTATAAGACGTGTAAATATGAAGTCAGCTGAGGTAAGGTTGGTTCTAAAATTACTTAAGCCTAATGTTAAGTCCAAGTGAAAGATTGCTTCAATTTAAATAAGCTTCATTAAGCTACCACTGTAAGACGAAATAAGTGACTGTTTCATGCATCTACCATGACGACAAATCAATGTAGATTGGCTAATCTTCCATGGACCTTTTAGGACTAGATCTGGGCTTTCCATTTATGGGTCCATGTGACATGATCAGGACCCTCTAACTTAGAATATCAATGACCGGACTGTTTATTCGTGGACATTAATCATAGCTATATCTAAACGATTCCTTCGTCTGAATCCAGACTCAGATCCAGGGCATTGGGCCACCGTTCGTAGGACCAAGGATTCCGGAATCCAAAGACAGCCCCGGCAGCGCCTAGCTTACAGCATATCTGTCCGGTAACTTACATGAGTGCGGAGCGCACATGCCATTTGCTCGAGAAATCTCACGGCGCGCTCGGCTGCagcaacgtgggtcccacctcaatgtatgcattgtatatccacgccatccatctatttttctagcttaatttaAGACATGGTccccaaaaaagaagcagatacaaatttcagatggaccctaccacaggaagcagtggttattgaccattaaaaacctgttgtaggccacaaaagttttggatcgagctgatatttgtttttttccttttcacccAGGCCTGTTCTTATCAACCGGTTcagtaaacattaaggtggaccccaggAAGTTTGTAACGGTGGGCTTTCAatgaccactgcttcctgtggtgtaggTTAACTGAAATTTtgtatcttctttatttttttgcaaCCACTCCTCAAATAAGCGGGAAAAACAGATGGGTGAAGTATTTTTTTGAAACCACGCCTAAagtaagctggaaaaacagatgggtggtgtggatatacaatgcatgcaccgaggtgggccctaccatggggTCCCACCCTCATTGGTGGTTCCGGGGTCGCAGCCAAAGTCGCGCTCGACATCTCATCTTTATTGGACTTGGGTCCACGTAGGTCAGTCACTTGAGACTTTTTCCATGCGAActaaatgctccagtgctcccaGAGCACAATcaattatagtgctcctagttgcatcagttcagttggataCTCCATTTTATCGATCTGAACGGTCCATTAGGTCAAAAAAAGATTCCGCATTCTATAATACAAAATTCAAACTGATCAGATAATCGAATCCACATTAGATTTGTATTTATTTTCTTCAGACATCCGATTTCAAAGCACGGTTGGGATGattacaattgcctaacaaaaataattcattggaatcataagcaatccatgataggccctaacaaatagattTATCAAATTTCTGaatggacctatttttgtgtaaattatcTGGAACGTCCATATTAAATATAATCGATCAAATGGTTCAAAGTTGTCAAATAGGCGCGATGCTTCCACTACAATCTATGAAATATACAGtgaacctaatgaacggtttagatcaatggATAGAACTGTCTACGTGTCCGAATGCAACTAGGAATACTATAACTTATATGAGAATCTCTTTAACAAAGACAACTGAAATACAATAGACGTGCGCGTAATCACTTAAAAACGATGGTGGGCACCACCACTCACTGAGAAAACGATTTTTCAATTGCTTCTTTCCACCACCACTCACTGAGAAAACGATTTTTCAATTGCTTCTTTCCTTCGTATAAAATGAGAAGGGACATGTCTCCAATCCCACCCTCAATCCTTCCCAGCAAAGAATGAAGGCCATGGCACTTGTGGTTCTTGCACTCGTGCTTGCTCTTGCGGTCTCATATTTCCCTGGCCCGTGCCATGGCGCGCTCCAGGTGGGATTTTACGAGGGAAAATGCGGACGTGCGAATGTGGAAGCCATCATACAACGTGTGGTCGCCAAAAAGATCCGTAGCGACCGCACGATTGTGGCCGCGCTCCTTCACATGCAATTCCATGACTGCTTTGTTAAGGTATGTACACTCTGCTTCATCCATGCACGTATGCTTCATGGCTTGTTTGGATGTTCGATTAAAATGATTTTGTAATAAAACGGTTTATTCATTCATGTATTTCATACATCGGAGCACACATGATGGTtggtgggcctgatttttgggctagaatATCTacacagtgtggcccatctgataaggcacattttttttaaaatcccgATAATGGCACATAAAGTGGCATCTGTCCTCAAGGGTGCGGATTTGTGGTCTGAACAAACCTCTTCAAttgaatataaaaagaaaataaagaccgAAAAGAAGATGGGACATCCCAACCGGGACAATGGATTGGGCCGCTAATTGCAATTACTATTGTTTCAAGTTcaacatgaaatgcatggaattacaaCTATGGGTCGTTTGTCACCTAATTGTGGTGAATAGAGAAGAACTTGGTATATTTAGAGAACATTTGGGTCCTTGGCACCTTGTATATGAGTGTAAATGGATTTGGATTACAATTGAAtcctttaaataaaaaagttctGGAATCACAACAGAGCCATTGGATTCAAATCTCCCCAATAGTTGAAAAATCGACCATTAGGAGTCCTTCATTGTTAAGAAGTCATTGTATTCGCACAGCCCTACCCCTTGTCTCTCTCATAAGCTGCCTATCACCATTATCACAACTGAAAACCCATCTTCTCCAACCCATTTAAACTCATCTTCTCTGAGCCATCACCATTTATCATGATTCACTTAATCAAATTCAATTATCTATAAATATACTACAAAATTCCAATGCATTTTAAATTTAGATTGTCAAAcacaaattttaaatttcatataTTTTCAGTTAAAAGCTTTCAAACAATTGAGGATTCCAAATCACTTCAATTCTATGATATTTGTAATttagattccaatgcattccaaacaCAATGTCTCAAATGAGAGCCTTTAAttgttattaaaaataataaaatggcaCCACTCCACCATAGCCATTTCCTCTCTAGCGAGTTGAGGCGAAttgtaattcaattcaattgtgcgTCCAAATGCACTCTCAAGCTTAAATTAAAATGCTACAACTTAGTTTTTGAAGATCTACTTCATGTCAGTTAAGAATCATGGCTTATTTGAAATTTAGTGTTTTCCCATATATGCATGGGCTAATGCAAATATGCAATGCTGGTTGTTGTACTTGCAGGGATGCGACGCATCCATTCTCTTGAATGGCAACTCGACAGAGAAAACTGCAATCCCGAACTCGAGTGTTAGAGGTTACGACATTATCGATGCAGCGAAGGCTGAGTTGAGAAAGCATGCCCTGGCGTTGTATCGTGTGCTGATATCATCATAGCCGCCACTAGAGATGCCGTTTCTCTGGTGCATAACTCATTTAATTTCATGACACAAGAAAATTTCTAGGAGATGATCATATCAAATCACATCACATCTAGGAGATGATCCAGATCATCCATTTTGTTCAGTATGCATTCATGACTATTATATAAAAATCACATCACATCTATGAAATGATCACATCGAATCACTGGCCTTCTATTTTATATAGCCATCCATTTACTAGGACTAGGatgggatggttaagattatcTAACAAATGTGGTTACTTAGAAGAAACAGGAGCAATCCTTGATGGGCCTCAGTAAATAAATGGCTGAAACTGTTGGTTGTCTAATTTTTCaacaaatgatcttgaccatccaatttATAGGCTACTGAGCAGACGGTTAGAGTAATCAGATTAGTGTAATTTTTTGCATGGTAGACCGTGAAAACGAAAGAAAATGGCAAGTTCACTAAACAGGAGGGCCATGGTATGCAAATAAACTAAATACATGGCTGGAAACTACTGATTAAAAGCTGTCCATCTTTGGCTTTGTACACTATTAGATCCTTCACAAATTGGCCCATATGTGCGTGCGGAGATAGAGAGGGCTATGCACTTCATACACCCTCTCTTCTTTTATTCCTCACATATGGTTTTATCTTGGGAATTAAGAACAAATGAGGCGAATGAATCCAAGGGAGATGATCCGGAAGATGGTAGGGACCATTGCTGCATGTGTAATGATGTATTGATCAGGTCCATACGTCTAATATCATGGAAGGCTAATGTTCAATATCGACACCCGTTTGAAAATCCTGTCCAAAATTTTTTCTCATCTCTTCCACTGACTAATTTGCATGTAAACCATTTCCTCTTTCTCCAGGTGCATTGCATGTGCTAGTTTTACTAAGCTAATAGCAGTTTCCAACTATGTCATTTACATGCAGAGCGGTGGACGAAGATACGACATACAGATGGGAAGGAGGGATGGCCTATCTTCCCAGGCTAACACTGTTGATCTTCCACCCCCTACCATATCTGTGGCCCAATCCATCCAAGCATTTGCGAAAAAGGGTCTCAATCCAACAGACATGGTTCTTCTCTTGGGTAAGTCATTTGATCTCTTACTAAAACCAGGACCACACTTAAAATATCCACTATTTAAATTTAGCTTAAACCCAAACCAGACCTTAATCCATTTTCATAAAGTGAAtgctaaaatcaattttgaaccgTGTAGGTGGTCACACTGTTGGGCTGGCCCATTGTTCACTCTTCAAAGACCGTTTGTACAATTTTCAAGGGACTGGCAAACCCGATCCGACCATGGATCTTCTTCTTTTACTTGCTCTAAGGATAAGATGTCCCCAGAACGCATCAACTGATAACACGGCTAACCTTGACCAAAATCTACTAAGCAGTTTCACTGTCGACAACAGTTACTACAGGCAGATAAAGAGAAACAGAGGTGTTCTTCAGATAGATCAACAGCTGGCTCTGGACTCATCGACGAAGGCCATGGTCGAGTATCTCGCTTCTAGCGCTGATTTCGTCACTCAATTTGGCAATGCCATGGTCAAGCTAGGCGCAGTCGAGGTCCTCACAGGAAATCAAGGTGAGATCAGGAAAACATGTGGGGCCCTCAACAATGGTTCTACTTCTCCTTGATGGGCCTTGGAAATCTTTGCAACCGTGTGATGTATGATTGAGTTTGAACATTTGTTCTGTTTCTTAATAAGCTGCATGGAATGGTCGTCCACAACCATGTTACATGTTGATAATTTAATGAGTGAGAAActgaaaaaaaaatggttttttttttttctttcccctaCTTGTCTTGCACAATCTTTTCAAGATTTCAATTAATCTACTCTTTCAGTGATTGTGCAGCCCGCTAAAACTGTGGATCAGGACTCTTAAGGCATATTTTGCTCTGATGTGCCTATGATCGAAGACATTTTGCCCTCTTGctatgttgaaactcttcgaAGAGGTTCTTAAATGCCTATCCTAATGGCATTCAGCTTTGTTTTCAAATCAGAACTCTTGGCACTAATCATTTATAAGTGTATCTTTCTTTTCAGGGCACCTAACATGCCTATCCCATGTATTTAATGCTTGAAATAACTGCACTATCTTCATAACAGATGACTACTTCCTAAATAGATGGAGATCCCAATTCAACCAATGCTTCTGAAATATCAATTCCAGTGTATGCCTGCCAATTTCTACGGGTTTCTGAAATGTAGATTGCCGTTTCGGCACTCCACGCTCTTCTTTTCCATCCGCAAACATTGAATATGATCGATTTtttgcttgagagagagagagagagagagagaaccttcatttt
Coding sequences within:
- the LOC131233437 gene encoding LOW QUALITY PROTEIN: peroxidase 60-like (The sequence of the model RefSeq protein was modified relative to this genomic sequence to represent the inferred CDS: inserted 1 base in 1 codon) → MKAMALVVLALVLALAVSYFPGPCHGALQVGFYEGKCGRANVEAIIQRVVAKKIRSDRTIVAALLHMQFHDCFVKGCDASILLNGNSTEKTAIPNSSVRGYDIIDAAKAXVEKACPGVVSCADIIIAATRDAVSLSGGRRYDIQMGRRDGLSSQANTVDLPPPTISVAQSIQAFAKKGLNPTDMVLLLGGHTVGLAHCSLFKDRLYNFQGTGKPDPTMDLLLLLALRIRCPQNASTDNTANLDQNLLSSFTVDNSYYRQIKRNRGVLQIDQQLALDSSTKAMVEYLASSADFVTQFGNAMVKLGAVEVLTGNQGEIRKTCGALNNGSTSP